The Anas acuta chromosome 1, bAnaAcu1.1, whole genome shotgun sequence genome segment TCTTCAGCTGCAATACCCATTCTGCATTTTTGAAGCTGTTTCCAAATCCTGGAAAACCACATCTTGCTCCTGTACACTCCTATACTGGTGGGAGCAGCCTGAGTTCAGGAGCAGACTAACACACGttcagcccctctgctctgggACAGCTGCTGGGTTAACAATCTGCGTGCTGGAGCATGCTAATTCCCAATAGCGagctcctcccctcctcctgggTAAGGGCAGCCTCCGCTTCCAATGCAAAAGAGATGAAATTTGGTTGAAATGTCATTGAAGAAGGCTATTTTATATCTCATCTTTAGAAAGGTCTCTGCTGAGAACTGAGCTTATTCCAAAACCAGGCTGTGATTAGCACTGCTAGAAATCCTCACCCCATGCTCTTTTCTCGTGGGCTCCCTGGGGCAGAGGCACCACGAGGTGGACTGAACGCTGCTTGTGTATGGAGGGAGGATGCTGTCAGAGAGAAACCAAGgagcagcaaagcaaaagcCCATGGATGGAGCACAACTCCCTGAGCTCCACAGGACACAAAGGGACATGCGTATCTCTTGTTTTCAGAGGGCCAGCTCATGCTGCTTTCACGTGTATACTATGAAATACCTCTTCCCTGAAAGCAGAGGAGGATGAATCCCCTAATATTTTGGTGGGTTTCATCTTAGCAAATGCTGCAGTAAGAGGAAACTTCTTTGAGGACCAAAAGTAACCAATGCATTAAGAGCTCCACACCTTGGATCCAACTCTTATGGATCCTAtgagcagagcctggaggaggGTTAGGGTAATCTCATCCATGTCCCTAAAtccctgaagggagggtgcagagaggccggagccaggctctgctcagtggtgtccagtgccaggacaggaggccatgggcacagccgggcacccaggaggctccctctgagcaccaggcagcactgctgtgctgggcgggtgacggagccctggcacaggctgcccagagaggctgtggggtctcctccttggggagctccaaaagccacctggacgtgggcctgggcagcctgctctgggtgtccctgcttgggtAGGGAGGCACCAGGGGCCTCCaggggccctgccagcctcagcccttcTGTGGCTCTGTAGTGCCTTTCCTGGAATGCCCctatgaaaaatgttcttttgctGTATCCTTTAGAAATAAAGGTGTAAGAAGTTTTAGTTACTGCAATATCCTGCAGGTTAGCATCAGTCTGTGCAAAATGCACACCTGTGCCATGTGACTGTGTGGCACATTAGACTTGTGATCTGAGCAGTCCTGTTTCCAAAGCATCTGTGAAagtcagagagagagaaaacaggaaacagcAGTAAGTAGGAACATCTAACTGCTCTACAGGCTTGTTTTAGTGATAAATATCCCTCTTGTATTCTGTCCCAGATGTGGCCACACAGAACATACCTGCAATCACAATTGCAGTAGGACACATCCAAATTAAAGACACAGGAATTCACACACAACCACACAAAAGGGCTGAAGCTGGCAGGGCCCCTGTAGGTCCCTGGTGCcccccctgcccaagcagggacacccagagcaggctgcccaggcccacgtccaggcggcttttggagctccccaaggaggagaccccacagcctctctgggcagcctgtgccagggctccgtcacccgcccagcacagcagtgctgcctggtggtattcaacaaacaaacatcacaACCACCAAAAGCCTGGTTTGTTGGAGTCTGTTCCTTAAAAGTGGAAGGCCCCTCCATTTTCTAAGGTAAATCTTTGTATCACAGAGTTTTCAGCACGTGTAGTTAGTACTGACTTGTTTTTATCTTGAGAAACCAGGACCAGGTCTGGGCTCAGACATCACAGGACATCATATGTTTGGGATCAAATggtttgagggaaaaaaaataaatcaccattATAAGGAAAACAGTAACAGTTTGGTcacttttttctcctgaatgTGAATCAGGTATATTTCCAGGGTAAAGCAAACGCTCAAAGGTATTCAGTGAGATAAAGTCCTGATGATGTATTTGAGAGAGTTACAGCAAACTGTAAAATTATGGGGTTAACAAACATTCTCTAAATGTTCTTAGTTAAGAAATCTATTTGTGAAGCTTGCACAGAgctaagaatttattttaatgctttctttgtttgctttttaaagggTCTTCTGAATAGAAACCTATTAAAACTTTCCCATACAAGACTTTACCTAAGAATGCAGCACCATGTTTATGGGAGAAAATAAGAGGCAGGTTCTTGAAACAAAAAGGACTGTGCCAGACATCttactgctgggaaaaaaaaaaaaaaaaaaaaagaaaaaaaagagtaaccCCATGGCCATCACTTGGATTACTCTACACTATCAATTTGAGGAAGCCCTTAAATGTGCAGTAAATGTCCCTAAGTACTCCAGGCACAGAAAAATCTCCTCCCAACCTGGGGGGAAACCCCTAATACTGTCTTGTCCAGTTAAATACTCAGCTCTTCAGCAAGGATTTGTAAATGCCTTCATATATgcagaatgcaaaataaaacatctgagGAGGTGAGGAAAATTCCCTCAAAAGGCAACTCAAGGCATTTGGGATGGCAGGTTTAACCGACCTCtgatttcaaaatacaaaatttactCTCTACCCATTTGCAAAACCTCCCCTGGAAACTCTCCCCCTATCCTTCCGATGGCATGGAATTACTCAGCATCACAGCAGCGAGGCACTAGCTAACCGTAACACGGTTTCATCTAACCTACATTCAGAACTCTTCCAGAAGAGGTCTGTATAGCAATAAAATACAcaattgtttcttctttttgtctgGCTTGCAAGACCCACAATAACTTTGTGACTAAACCTCATTGCAGGCATTTTTAGTGCAAAGGCACATTGTTTGCAAAGAAACAGGGACTGTGAAGTTATGGGCTCAGCTGGTcctcagaagaaaaggaatagaCAATGACTTACTGCGAGATAATCAGCTCTCGGCTctactttaatattttcaatatttatccACAAAAATCCTCTGATTTCGAGCAGGGCCTTGACAGACTATAATAATCCAAATAAAACACACGAGGTTGTTGTTTTCAAGGGAGGAGCAGCTCACTCGTGATTgcatttcctcctttctgttctCTGGATGCCATCCAACAACAACAGCACCAGCACCGGCCTCAAGGACACGGGGactgctgccctgtgccccgCAACAGCGGCAGCTCCGGGGCATCGTCCAGGTGCTCCGTGTGCGCCATGGAAGGCTCAAAATGCACAGCTCAAAACAACCCTCTCACAGGGGATGCCTTCATTCAAGCATCCTTCCTATCCGAGCTCAAGCACCAAGCTCTTGGCTGAGTCCCCAAGCCATAAAGGCTTGCTTCCCCTCGTCTGTCATTATCTACTTAACATGAAAGCAGACATCCTTGAGGTACACCCAGATCCGTGCCCATTAAAAGGATCTGCAAATTCCTGGTCTCAAGCAGCCTTTCAAGTTTGCTGGGCATCCCATCACTCTTTTACCGAGCGACAGGGGGACATGAGCATGCCTCAGTTACCTTCCCCATACTATTTTTACCTTAGTACGTATAAAGCACGACCCTTCCTTTTGGTTTCCTCTTCATAAGCAGAGATTGAGAGGTCTTACTGTCACTGCACTGCACATCTCTGGACTTCCACTAAGCCAAACTAAATGTGGCACTGAAAGAGAGGATAAACCACTGTTTTAAGTAACAGCATtcaaaacatgtaaaaaaatcagaacattcaaatattatttaaaactgTGCCTCCCAATTACAGTAACACATTTATCTGCAGCAGCCTCTTAGTTCTAAGCACCAAATTTCACATGATTTTGGGAAACCCTGCTGCCTAACATCAGTCAAGCTACAGGGCTTCTTCCCAGCATGCAAGGACCTGCTCTATTAGGACTTAATTTACAGCGTGCAATAAGTTATctcaaaattctgtttttcaaagcttATCACTGAAGTTATCAAGCTCTTTTCTTAAGGTGGCTTCCTGCGTATCATGAAACGGATGCTTTGTAGTGGCAAACAGTCCTGACTGCAAGTAGCTGTTTGCTGCTTTAGGTAAATGCGTAAAGGACAGATTCCTTCCTGCATTTAATGCATGCGTTGGAGCAGCCACGTGTTCTAGAATGGACCGCTCCAAAAGGCAGCCAGCTAAAACATCAAGATGATGCTCAGACCTTCTCCCAAACAGATGTGATAAAACTGCATGTAGATATTTAACATTAACCTTAATGAATCCTTTTACAAGTCTGGCTGAACTCCCCAACCCGCCCCCAACCACTGACACCACCTCCACGACAGCTGGCCAGCAGCactctttttaaatgttctttaatTCCTGCCCTACAGGATCTGTATTCAGAGGGAATGCACCCGATACAGCCTTCTTCAAGGAAATGCTGTTCACCTATTTCTGGTGCTGTCCCTATACACCTAGGGCTCGATCTGTCTCAGCTGGTGTGCAGCTATCCTGTCCCTGTGCCCTCTCACAACAGAGCTGTTGTGTCAAACTGCTTTGTACTGGAACCATGGCAGTCCCTCGACTTTTGCTGCAAAAGCTTGTACGCTGACTCGTGGGCACTCGGGATTTTCAAGACATTTGCCTGAGTTAGTTTCTGTTTGAAGGACAGAGAACCATTCAGTACCCCAGAGGTGGCTGAAGAGCTGGTGTTTCTTaaatagatttctttctttattgcaCATAGAGAAGCAGACCATACTTTCTCTGCATCAAAGTCAGGGccagcattttgaaaataaggCTCTGTACATTGCAGaacactgaatttaaaaataccGAGTGTGCAGTTATCTGTCGGGGCCTCATTTTTAGTGAGGCTGTTTTATCCCAACCCTCACTCACACTGCAGGTTGCTCAGAGCTTTTGAGAAATGAATCCACAgctatcttctttttaaaagctatgtGACCCCTAAGAAAATGAGGCAACAGAACAGAAACTCTTTGGGGATGAAACAGCAGCTGGCCTAAGCCAAGGCTCACTGCTGACTATGGAGGGGCTTCAGAGACTCCAGGATATTTCAAGGCTGGCCAAGGAACGCAAAGGATGGATACAATTGCTTGTATTGTGGAGCACCCATGCTAGGAAgacccagcagctgcagcaggcctTTCAGCTCGCTTCCAAACATCCAGGTATCGGTAGGGGGTTTCTTCAATGGTATCATAAccttgttcttttaaaaaccaAGCTGGCTTCAGAATGGGCTAGCACCAGTTATCACATCCATCTCGATGGGCATCTTGGATTTGGGTATTCTCAGTATTAGTAACAACCAGAAATCCTAAACAATTAATTTATCAAGAGACTGCTGTAGAACTAAATGCCCGATGCTGAAAGAGTACAAATCCCCACTGCAGTACATTGCTTTCTCTAGCAAACAGCATGAATTCAGCATCCAAAACCTAAGGTAAACAGTTATTGCTGAGTAATCCTATCCAGTAACTCTGTGGCACAAGTCAACCAGAAATAATGTCCCACATCAGTCCTATAGCAACTGCTTAACAAAGGAAGACTTCTGCTTAAAGTCCTTattaaaattactatttttttttttgcctaaagAATATATTGCTTCCTTTCTATTGCTCTGAGTTTACTCAGCAGTTTATACTACCTGCAACATGGAGGATTTTATTGctgttatattaaaaacattcttccctTATTGCTGAAATTCTTACTGTTAGgagaaatggttaaaaaaaaagacaattaaaataaaccttTCCCTAAGCTTTGAGGTTGAACGGGCGACAAAAAATGACTGCAGTAAATTTTGCTCATCAAGATACAAACCTGTTATTTAACTTAAGGTCAAGTATgccaataaattaaaatgaactttaaatCTTTAAACCGAGTTactcattcattaaaaaaatcttttgtcaCTATGATTAAGATACTTCACTGCACGTAGCATTGTGAGTTCTACAATGGCCTTACGCACAGGTGCTGTTCAGTGGGGCCATGAAATGACAGATTCCTGCACGCTGCCCAGATTTCTGCCAGTTTCAGAAGGATTGTGGATGGACACTGGCGCCTCACCATAAAGAGGCGAGGCCTACGTGCTCTGAGGTAAGAGCACTGAGACGTTTAACTCAGAAGAGCCAACATCCTCAGTGGTCACAGCAGTAGCTCGGGAGGCAAAACCACGCTTCTCACCTGTTTGCAATGAAAGGCAAAACACGCGCTACTCATCAAATGAGGACAAATCCCATCCCTATGAGCCAGTCATCTGTGACTTCTATAATTAATCCTGCTCTCCTCTGTTTGACTCTGACTGCTCCTCAGGAGAGGAGCTTCCAATTACAAACCTCTCTGCTCTGGTACACGGATAAGGTCGGCTGCCCCGGCACTCTGGAGAGCCTCTGTGGAGTTGGGCAGCCTGTGGAATGAGGAAGATGACAAGGACATTAGGTGAACCAGCATGAAAGAGGGGACAAGATTATTCCCTCCATGCTTTTTCTGGTTTGCCTACCACCCAGGTAGAAGAGAGAAGAACACTAGTGCCTGCGAGGTGATCCAAGATGAGAACAGGTCTTCATAAGCAGCTGAACAGTTGCCCTTGGGACTGAATTATGGTCGCAGTTGTAGCTGCTCATCCTCATAACACTGCTTGGCAATTTGATAAAGGTGAAcaattacaaaaagaaagagggaaaaaaaaaaagagggggctAGACCTTGTATGACTTCAACACACctcatttgttattttaaaaagtgccaCTCTACATTATTCTGCCTCTCTACATTATTCAGTTCATGACTTTTGCTGCCATTTATTCCCAGTACTTTGCATACTTGCAAAACTGCACGCATACAGAGCATGGATATTTATGAAGTGATTATTTCTTATACAAAAATCCGTAGCAAAACAGGGACTTGGCAACGACTAGAGTTTCATTAGCATTCGGAAGTAGATAAAGAACACCAATATCCTACGCAGAGTAGGGGCCACAGTCTAACTGTGCTGAGCATCTGTAAATTGCAGCGAAGCCAAGGGAGCTGCACGCTCACAGCTCTACTAGACCATGCCATGCAATTATTGAACTAATCAGATTACAAAGTAAGAGCCAAATATCAGGAAGGTTGAATCAAGTAGATAATGGAATTTGAACCCAGCATTGCAACTTAAATTAGTTATTGCTCATAAAACCTCTACAGAGCCTCGTTTACAGACAATTCATTCACATTTGAGATTCAGCTTTGTGTATAGCATATGATTCCTAACATCACAGAAACTCTGCCACAAAAAGCTACAGTCACCCAAACATCCATGTGAAAAGGACAGATTCCATTTGGAAAAATCCAGACCAGCAACACAGTTGTCTCTACAATCTATACTatacaggcattttttttcattgaactgtaaatattgctatttttacacttgagatttttttttttaaaccgtAATGGAAGATACTGAAGCAACACCACAGTACACTGACTTTGACACTCAAGGGAGTGTAACCTCCTGCTGATGCCAGGGCATGGCCACAGCGAGCTCCCATGAACGCCAGTGGAAGCGGTGCCATGGGCTCCCATGCACTGACAGTAGCGTACGCCTTAAATTTCATGAAGAAAGCGCCCAGGAAGGTTTTCTCTCTGACAATCAAGTCTTCGGattagaaaacaacattttattcCTATTGCATTCTAATGTAGCTTCAGTAAAAGGTTAGAAGCAGTTTTAAATTTAACCATGAGAGGAAGCTTTTGAGACCAGAACTATCGTCCTATAACGAAGTGAACTGCCATGCATACAGTGCACAGAATCACAATCTGTAATGGATGAAACTGCCAGAGAAGGAGAAAACGTTGTTTCATGTTGCAGTTCTGGTTGCATACAATTACGGACCAGATATGCTCTGAGAATTTATCAACTTCTGTATTTCAAATTATAGCAGAAGAGCAAAAAACAAGTGTAGTAAGTGCAAATAGTTTTGATAAACTTCAGGGGAACCATTTCATGCAGAAATGAACTAAATACATGTTGCAAGTAATTTGtaagttattttatttgatatttcCTTATTAAAAGGCGAACTTGTCCAAGAAGCTTGGAAGCGTTGCCTCTATTACAAATGCACAGCCGAAAGAGGCCATATTGTTTCATCAATTTTGAAACTCCCCActgaattcttttaaaattaataatataatgAGCTCTGATGCCCCACATCTAAGTGAAAACAGAAGCCTGGCTTTTGAATAGGGAGACAAAGCATATCTTCTGTTTCAGCATCCAGCCAGAACTCAGTAGAGGGCAGGTAACTCTTCAAAAATAACGATTGAGCTAATTCATGCTGAGACATaaagtaaaagccatacaagTACTTCCTCACTTAGAGCAAATTTGCTGCACTGAGATTATTACAACACATACCATATAAACCAGTACAATTGGCCATTATTTTGAAGAGTATTCTGATGATATACGTTTGGGTTTGTGGTAACAGGACacgtgttttctttttttttttttttctcctgctttagtaagaaaaaatgagggaaaaaataccCTGACAACAGACTGTAATGTGCAGTATGGCTGAACTCAATCACATAAACAATTTCAGATGAGGTATGCTGTTTCAATCTATATTTAATTAGCAAACTTAACGTAAAATTATGGCAAACGTGGCAAAGTCTGGATTATATATTCATAACAAAAGACCCTGAGCAACATTATAAATCTGTAAGAACActgattattttgattttggagATCTCTCTTAAACCGCTTGATTCATTTTGGTCTCTGGGGTTTGCTGTTTACACAGAGGTCAGCACATTCTGTGGTTTTTATACGAGCCCATCACACACCGGTTAATGAATGCATCTAAACCAAAGACAGTGTCGCAAGAATGTCTGGGAAGTAACGTGTTAAGCAGCGTGCTCCTGGCTGCCAGTCAGACATCACTGGGCGATCTTGCTCTCTGGGACAGGTTGGAAGGAATACAGCCACAACAGATGAGCCAAAGCGCTTTCTGGATCTCCTGGTTTCTAAAAGCATATATTACAGGATTGATGATGGAATTGTAGGTAGCTGGCAGGAGGGTGGCATAGGTGTATATAGAAGGATAGGTGTAATCTGCTATTAGAGAATAGAGTGTAAAAGGCATCCAGCAAGCAGCAAAAGTCCCCAAAATAATGGCCAAAGTAGACACTCCTTTTCGGGTGGTCACATAGTGGGAAGTGGCCAGGAAATGGTGTTGCAAGGCAATCTGATGGGCATGGCGCATCACGATTTTACAGATCTGAATGTAGAGCTGCAGCATGAGGGCAAACATAAGCAAGAAAGAGACCGAAAGGACAGCCGCGTTATTTTTAGTGAGCGGTCTGATAACACTGCAGGTGGATTCATCTCTGAGGCAGTTCCAGCCCATTACAGGCAGCAGTCCAATACAGATAGATGCTCCCCAGAGCAATATAAGCATGACATAGGTAAAAGTGACAGTCCTCTCCGAATTGTAAGTCAAAGCGTAATACAGGGAGAGGTAACGATCGACAGTAATGGCCAGCAAGCTGCCGACAGATGCTGAGAAAGAGGCAACAATCAGTCCAATCGTAACCAGTTTCGTAGCTTCTGATTGCAGCAGGTACGCGAAAACGAAATTGATGATCAGTCCAATTCCCGCTAAGAGATCTGCGAGCGCCAGGCTGCCTATCAGGAGGAACATGGGGGCGCGGAGACTGGGGTTATGGAAAATGATAAGGACCACAACGGCATTTTCGCAGGAGATGAGGGTCCCTGAAGTGCACAAGACAATGTCCCAGGGGTTTACCAAGAGCTCTGGCTCTGGGTCTACGACAGGAACCAGGGAGGAGCCTGCAGCTGAGGCATTCTCGGGGGAGCTGGCTTCTACATGGTCCTGAGGCAGCCAGCTCAAATTAACCTTCAGATCTTCATTCATTTTAACCCCTGTCTTCTTCaacagaaagacatttttttttttttttaatgttcagaCACACAGCACTGGAGACAGCACCCCGAGAGCATGCAACGCCCCAGAGACGGGCGACACCAACCTAACGTGCGGGGCAGGCACTTGTTACGTAAATgtgacaattaaaaaataaacgaggaaaaaaaaaaaaaaagagggagaaaacccTGAAAACCGCCCGAGATTATCCGCTGAGGGATCCTCAGGGCAATTCCCTTCACCTGCAGAGGGGAACAGGCACAGGACAGAAAGCTGAAAGCCCATAaaaggggttaaaaaaaaaacaaatacacagatttaaggaaaaaaaaacatacaatcACACCCCAATTTGAGGGTGTAAACCCGTTATTCCGCAGCCcaaaggggggagggggggtgggggctccTTCACCGACCCCCTGTGAGGAGAACCCCGcccggggatggggatggggattgggggggggggggggaggtatTTTTCCTCAGCAAACTCCCCAAAAAAACTCCGCGCAGGTACCGAAGGGGCACGGCTCTGACACCACCAcggccccccctccccacacagcCCGGCGGCGGTCACCTGCGTTAtcccggaggaggaggaggaggaggagaagccgAGGGTCGCCAGCGGCGCCCGGCCGCGCTCGCCCGGCTGAGGCGCAGGGGGCCGAGGGAGGGCGCAGGTGCgcgcgcgccccccccccccccccaactgaAGCCTTGCGCGAGCGCGCAACGGTTTtcggaggggagggggcggagggggggggggagctggccTCGTGCGCGCGCGCCTGCGCAGGTGCGCCCCGCCGCGTGCGCGCGCGCCTgtgaggggatgggaggggggggggcgggcgcTGCTGAGGgggcggcggtggcggtgccACAGCGGCCCCCGCCCGGTTGTTTAATATTAAGATTGGACAAGACCTCAAAAATGATCAGTTCCGAACACCTCCCgaccaccaatgtcacccgcatgtccccaagcaccacgtccagcctctccttgagcacccccagggacggtgacgcCGCCACCTCCCTGAAGTTCTGTGGTGCTGCGTGTTGTAAcagtatgaaaatgaaaatattgcatAAAACATGCAGGGACTGTGCAAAGCATCTGGGCAGGAGCAGGTAGCACCCCTCAGAGAGCATATGGGAGGTGAGGGAAGCCGGCTGCCACCCTCCTAGGACATTAGGGACGTCACATATTTAATAGTGCAGGTCAGCACTGTTCGGGGTTTTTGCTGAGCTGGAAATTGCAATTCCCCTGAGGCCACAGGGATGAGGAACCACGCCACCCATGTGTCAACACCACGCCACGCACAGATGTTTACCTACAGAGGCTGGCCTCCCACCGTCCCCTATATTACCAATGGACAGAGGTGTCTCCTCTGGGGCATGCCAAAATAGAGGGGTCAGTTGGGATGCTGAGCCATCTCTAGAAGAGCTTGAGCAATTTTAAGAAAGCGTGCTTTGTCCTCATTTGCACTGGCATATACCTGCAGCACGTTGGAAAGCCTGGACCTGGAGTCGGCagagaagaatttcctcctccCTTGTTGAGTAATGGGCTCAGACCTACCCCCACCACGGTGCTAAGGCTTGTGAGGCTCTGCAGGCTGATTCACGATGATTTATCCTTACTTCTGGTGACCCTCCTGCTTTGTAACAAGGATTAAAGATGGATTTCACCTTGCTGCTGATTGCGGTCTTTGTGATTTATCTGTTGATTTCTTATGTGACAGTGTAACAAATGTTTTCCCTTCATCTAGACTGAGTATGTCTGTTGTGTTTCAGCATCCCTCACTCTTTCATTTAGAGCAGTCGCattaaaaaatggcaaaagcttttcttcatcCAGCTTCAACATTTGTTTCACAAATGAGGAAAACCAGcatttcaattaaatattttaatttaggaCTTCAGAGAGCTGTGTTTATTCACTTAGTTAATTTGCGAACGATTTCCATTCCAATTAGGACACATTATAAACAAGCTAATGTTTGTATCCTGTATTGCCAGGTTGTCACTTTTTAGAGAGACAGTGGACTGTCTTAGTCATTAGGGCAGATGGCATTGGCACAGATTTCACTCCGCAGCACAACAGAGCAGCTGTAATTTAGAGGAggatctctcttttttttgtatCCTGAAGATTAACAGATGCAAAAATTAGCGATGGGTCATAGTTAAAGAGCTCTTGTACCACTGTCTTAATCCTGATCTCGGTCTCTCTCTCATGAGCATGCTCCTACAGATGACGTTTGCTGACCCTCGTGCTAGCACAGAACAGCCTGGTCCTGCATCAGGAGACCAAGGtcgggctgtgctggctgtggaTGAGGTAGGGATGAGGTAGGATCCCTGTCTGATGCTCTGACTGCCATGGTGATGTACAAAGAGGCTCTGGCCTGTCTCAGGTAACACAAAATGGCTTTCATAACATGGGTGTACCCAGAGGCATGGGAAGTTTAGTGCTTTTATCTATCTCAGGGCATGGTTTGGAAGTTATTTACTCTTCAGGCAGTCTCTGGCCTGCTGTCTCCAGGACATCTGTGTGATTTTGGCCACCCAGTCCTGTGACCTCAGG includes the following:
- the GPR12 gene encoding G-protein coupled receptor 12, whose amino-acid sequence is MNEDLKVNLSWLPQDHVEASSPENASAAGSSLVPVVDPEPELLVNPWDIVLCTSGTLISCENAVVVLIIFHNPSLRAPMFLLIGSLALADLLAGIGLIINFVFAYLLQSEATKLVTIGLIVASFSASVGSLLAITVDRYLSLYYALTYNSERTVTFTYVMLILLWGASICIGLLPVMGWNCLRDESTCSVIRPLTKNNAAVLSVSFLLMFALMLQLYIQICKIVMRHAHQIALQHHFLATSHYVTTRKGVSTLAIILGTFAACWMPFTLYSLIADYTYPSIYTYATLLPATYNSIINPVIYAFRNQEIQKALWLICCGCIPSNLSQRARSPSDV